In Perognathus longimembris pacificus isolate PPM17 chromosome 3, ASM2315922v1, whole genome shotgun sequence, a single window of DNA contains:
- the Znrf4 gene encoding LOW QUALITY PROTEIN: E3 ubiquitin-protein ligase ZNRF4 (The sequence of the model RefSeq protein was modified relative to this genomic sequence to represent the inferred CDS: deleted 4 bases in 4 codons): protein MNPHDERSRPGVDQKGEESSERRPWIFLQGPHFPSPIVGDLGNLPPPPGLGESGDGPGTPALQWGCHRPDPTPKAVSGRDSRFGAAGGTTSTPRLFPVECPRALPSFTNLQRLSGSPEADEEASLQKTHSLLPENSRKRTRSTSGGRDRQGPPPAPLWQLSASLRRRPLPQPRRAGRPGGARGRRGPGREAGARPGPAAALLVLALLLSGSEAVVRAVLWGNSSSVDFADLPALFGVPLAPEGVRGYLVEARPANACQPIEGPRPGNGTLGAIALIRRYDCAFDLKVLHAQRAGFEAAIVHNVRSDGLVRMAPGYEDLRRQIAIPAVFVGEAASQDLRVLLRCDKSAHVWLLPESPGLRRAPARPALALAWALGRALALAAPALLLARRLWLRAAAAWCARAPAAPAPPPPAHAHKAQVQVFTRLRDLCAICLDEYEEGERLKILPCSHAYHCRCIDPWFALAAQRACPMCKQVGRQHPGRLRLRPPTAWRATRTPDAAPAPSLPGHPPPIWAIQAQLRSRRLQLLARAGPRARCSSTSLAVADQHVASSPDGSPRAS from the exons ATGAATCCCCATGATGAACGCAGCAGGCCAGGTGTGGaccagaaaggagaagaaagctcAGAAAGAAGGCCATGGATTTTCCTCCAAGGTCCTCACTTTCCTTCGCCCATAGTAGGGGATCTTGGtaacctccccccgccccccgggcttgGGGAGAGTGGGGATGGCCCAGGAACCCCAGCTCTGCAGTGGGGCTGCCATCGCCCCGATCCCACCCCCAAAGCTGTGTCTGGGAGAGACAGCCGATTTGGGGCAGCTGGTGGTACAACTTCAACTCCTAGACTGTTCCCCGTGGAGTGCCCAAGGGCTCTCCCTTCCTTCACAAACCTGCAGCGCCTGTCGGGGAGCCCCGAAGCCGACGAGGAAGCAAGCCTGCAAAAGACCCACAGCTTACTTCCAGAAAACagcagaaaaagaacaagaagcacAAGTGGGGGCCGCGACAGGCAAG GGCCACCCCCGGCCCCCCTGTGGCAGCTGTCCGCGTCCCTGCGCCGTCGCCCGCTCCCGCAGCCACGGCGCGCCGGGCGGCCCGGCGGGGCccgcgggcggcggggccccgggcggGAGGCCGGGGCGCGGCCGGGGCCCGCGGCGGCGCTGCTGGTGCTGGCGCTGCTGCTGTCGGGCTCGGAGGCCGTGGTGCGCGCCGTGCTGTGGGGCAACTCCAGCTCGGTGGACTTCGCCGACCTGCCGGCGCTCTTCGGGGTCCCGCTGGCGCCCGAGGGCGTGCGCGGCTACCTGGTGGAGGCGCGGCCGGCCAACGCGTGCCAGCCGATCGAGGGGCCCCGGCCGGGCAACGGCACGCTGGGCGCCATCGCGCTCATCCGCCGCTACGACTGCGCCTTCGACCTGAAGGTGCTGCACGCGCAGCGCGCCGGCTTCGAGGCGGCCATCGTGCACAACGTGCGCTCCGACGGCCTGGTGCGCATGGCGCCGGGCTACGAGGACCTGCGGCGCCAGATCGCCATCCCGGCCGTGTTCGTGGGCGAG GCGGCCTCGCAGGACCTGCGCGTGCTGCTGCGCTGCGACAAGTCGGCGCACGTGTGGCTGCTGCCCGAGTCGCCGGGCTTGCGCCGGGCCCCAGCGCGCCCCGCGCTGGCGCTGGCCTGGGCGCTGGGCCGCGCGCTCGCCCTGGCCGCGCCCGCGCTGCTGCTGGCGCGCCGCCTGTGGCTCCGCGCGGCCGCCGCCTGGTGCGCAcgcgcgcccgccgcccccgccccc ccgccgcccgcgcacGCGCACAAGGCGCAGGTGCAGGTGTTCACGCGCCTGCGCGACCTGTGCGCCATCTGCCTGGACGAGTACGAGGAGGGCGAA CGCCTCAAGATCCTGCCCTGCTCGCACGCCTACCACTGCCGCTGCATCGACCCCTGGTTCGCGCTGGCCGCGCAGCGCGCATGCCCCATGTGCAAGCAAGTCGGTCGCCAGCACCCAGGACGGCTCCGACTCCGGCCGCCGACAGCCTGGCGGGCGACGAGGACCCCCGACGCCGCGCCCGCGCCCTCGCTGCCCGGACACCCGCCCCCCATCTGGGCCATCCAGGCCCAGCTGCGCTCGCGGAGGCTGCAGCTGCTCGCCCGGGCCGGCCCGCGGGCC CGCTGCAGCTCCACGTCCCTCGCCGTGGCCGACCAGCACGTGGCGTCCTCCCCGGACGGCTCCCCGCGGGCGTCctga